In a single window of the Raphanus sativus cultivar WK10039 chromosome 9, ASM80110v3, whole genome shotgun sequence genome:
- the LOC108827492 gene encoding uncharacterized protein LOC108827492 isoform X1, protein MERYSKCAVCYSSFHASICVSCVNRSLHECKTVLDSLKSRREVSYSRLSSLLVTKERAIVQQCWMDLHNEKLAKLRDKLELQVEKLQKSKSTFRRLSSNLKERFDIIESTNVALEKSRVRQLENQYSDSIGNHYLVYIELTSERLYKQALVMKQICKLFPLSKVTVEGNNKYGSGGQYDQICNAILPQGLNPLSVPPKELAASLGYMVQLLNLVVHKLAVPALHNLGFGGSCSRIWQRDSYWNSHPSSPSDEYPLFVPSHDYFSIEGKSSWTGRDTTNFGVTSLKSDGSVEEDYHDLDVVNLSSASPQSVETFRNVQRGIAHIKQSVAHLTVYGYSSLSMEVPSGASTFETFAKLLNTLSSIKEVQSALSLCFSSSNKQRHEPNKSVWNLNSSSSSTMLNSSHIQPTSWNNKSYYNVPNRDPSSIDEWNLVEYPHFSHQALKFNFSNKY, encoded by the exons ATGGAGAGATATAGTAAATGCGCTGTTTGCTACTCTTCGTTTCATGCTTCGATCTGCGTATCTTGCGTTAACCGCAGTTTACATGAGTGCAAAACTGTGCTGGACTCGTTGAAGAGCCGTCGAGAGGTTTCATACTCGAGACTGAGCAGCTTGCTTGTCACTAag GAGAGAGCGATTGTTCAGCAGTGTTGGATGGATCTGCACAACGAGAAGCTTGCTAAGTTGCGGGATAAGCTCGAGCTACAAGTGGAGAAGTTACAGAAAA GCAAAAGCACGTTCCGGAGACTCTCTAGCAATCTGAAAGAGAGATTTGACATTATTGAATCGACTAATGTTGCT TTGGAGAAGAGCCGTGTTCGACAATTAGAGAACCAATATTCAGATAGTATTGGCAATCACTACTTAGTATAT ATCGAGCTTACTTCAGAACGTCTTTATAAACAGGCTTTGGTTATGAAACAGATATGCAAGTTATTCCCTCTTTCCAAG GTCACGGTAGAGGGAAATAACAAATATGGGAGTGGTGGACAATATGATCAAATCTGTAATGCTATCCTACCACAAGGTCTCAATCCACTCTCTGTTCCGCCAAAAGAGCTGGCAGCCTCTTTAGG GTACATGGTGCAGCTTCTGAATCTTGTTGTCCATAAGCTCGCAGTGCCTGCACTCCATAACTTGGGTTTTGGG ggTTCTTGTTCAAGAATATGGCAACGAGATTCGTATTGGAATTCTCATCCATCTTCTCCAAG CGATGAGTATCCCCTCTTTGTACCATCCCATGATTACTTCTCAATTGAAGGGAAAAGTTCCTGGACGGGTAGAGACACAACCAATTTTGGTGTCACTTCCCTGAAATCAGATGGAAGTGTAGAAGAAGATTACCATGACCTCGACGTCGTCAACCTTTCCTCCGCCTCTCCTCAATCTGTTGAAACGTTTAGGAATGTGCAGAGAGGGATCGCGCATATCAAGCAAAGCGTGGCTCACTTAACTGTGTATGGATACAGTTCCCTGTCTATGGAAGTTCCTTCTGGAGCCTCGACTTTCGAAACATTCGCAAAGTTGTTGAACACATTATCTTCGATCAAGGAAGTTCAGTCTGctctttctctttgtttttcaaG TTCCAATAAACAAAGACATGAGCCGAACAAATCAGTGTGGAATCTGAATTCCTCAAGCTCCAGCACCATGCTGAACAGCTCTCATATTCAGCCAACGTCG TGGAACAACAAAAGCTATTATAATGTTCCAAATCGAGATCCCAGCTCTATTGACGAGTGGAATTTGGTCGAGTATCCTCACTTTTCACATCAAGCTTTGAAGTTCAATTTTTCCAACAAGTATTGA
- the LOC108827492 gene encoding uncharacterized protein LOC108827492 isoform X2 translates to MERYSKCAVCYSSFHASICVSCVNRSLHECKTVLDSLKSRREVSYSRLSSLLVTKERAIVQQCWMDLHNEKLAKLRDKLELQVEKLQKSKSTFRRLSSNLKERFDIIESTNVALEKSRVRQLENQYSDSIGNHYLVYIELTSERLYKQALVMKQICKLFPLSKGSCSRIWQRDSYWNSHPSSPSDEYPLFVPSHDYFSIEGKSSWTGRDTTNFGVTSLKSDGSVEEDYHDLDVVNLSSASPQSVETFRNVQRGIAHIKQSVAHLTVYGYSSLSMEVPSGASTFETFAKLLNTLSSIKEVQSALSLCFSSSNKQRHEPNKSVWNLNSSSSSTMLNSSHIQPTSWNNKSYYNVPNRDPSSIDEWNLVEYPHFSHQALKFNFSNKY, encoded by the exons ATGGAGAGATATAGTAAATGCGCTGTTTGCTACTCTTCGTTTCATGCTTCGATCTGCGTATCTTGCGTTAACCGCAGTTTACATGAGTGCAAAACTGTGCTGGACTCGTTGAAGAGCCGTCGAGAGGTTTCATACTCGAGACTGAGCAGCTTGCTTGTCACTAag GAGAGAGCGATTGTTCAGCAGTGTTGGATGGATCTGCACAACGAGAAGCTTGCTAAGTTGCGGGATAAGCTCGAGCTACAAGTGGAGAAGTTACAGAAAA GCAAAAGCACGTTCCGGAGACTCTCTAGCAATCTGAAAGAGAGATTTGACATTATTGAATCGACTAATGTTGCT TTGGAGAAGAGCCGTGTTCGACAATTAGAGAACCAATATTCAGATAGTATTGGCAATCACTACTTAGTATAT ATCGAGCTTACTTCAGAACGTCTTTATAAACAGGCTTTGGTTATGAAACAGATATGCAAGTTATTCCCTCTTTCCAAG ggTTCTTGTTCAAGAATATGGCAACGAGATTCGTATTGGAATTCTCATCCATCTTCTCCAAG CGATGAGTATCCCCTCTTTGTACCATCCCATGATTACTTCTCAATTGAAGGGAAAAGTTCCTGGACGGGTAGAGACACAACCAATTTTGGTGTCACTTCCCTGAAATCAGATGGAAGTGTAGAAGAAGATTACCATGACCTCGACGTCGTCAACCTTTCCTCCGCCTCTCCTCAATCTGTTGAAACGTTTAGGAATGTGCAGAGAGGGATCGCGCATATCAAGCAAAGCGTGGCTCACTTAACTGTGTATGGATACAGTTCCCTGTCTATGGAAGTTCCTTCTGGAGCCTCGACTTTCGAAACATTCGCAAAGTTGTTGAACACATTATCTTCGATCAAGGAAGTTCAGTCTGctctttctctttgtttttcaaG TTCCAATAAACAAAGACATGAGCCGAACAAATCAGTGTGGAATCTGAATTCCTCAAGCTCCAGCACCATGCTGAACAGCTCTCATATTCAGCCAACGTCG TGGAACAACAAAAGCTATTATAATGTTCCAAATCGAGATCCCAGCTCTATTGACGAGTGGAATTTGGTCGAGTATCCTCACTTTTCACATCAAGCTTTGAAGTTCAATTTTTCCAACAAGTATTGA